A genomic stretch from Frigoribacterium sp. PvP032 includes:
- a CDS encoding heme ABC transporter ATP-binding protein has product MRAGSSAAVAAEREIPAAALRVRGLGVELEGTTILDGVDLDVAPGEVVALLGPNGAGKSTLLGCVAGDVAAARGTVELDGRLLGSFSSGERARRRGVMTQEAHVAFPFTVAEVVALGRAPWSRSPEADRDDAVVDEVLAATDTTALRDRRFPSLSGGERARASFARLLAQRTPVLLLDEPTAALDLGHQEQLLATLCDLASAGASVVVVLHDLSLAAAWADRLVLLERGRVVAAGTPAEVLTAERVSQVYGHPVTIVPDPSTGAPLVVPVRVHGGSRELHPRTRSTPPVPRV; this is encoded by the coding sequence GTGAGGGCCGGGAGCTCGGCGGCCGTGGCCGCCGAGCGCGAGATCCCCGCCGCCGCCCTGCGCGTCCGCGGCCTCGGGGTCGAGCTCGAGGGCACGACGATCCTCGACGGCGTCGACCTCGACGTCGCCCCCGGCGAGGTCGTGGCCCTGCTCGGCCCGAACGGCGCGGGCAAGTCGACCCTGCTCGGCTGCGTGGCCGGCGATGTCGCGGCCGCTCGCGGCACCGTGGAGCTGGACGGGCGCCTCCTCGGCTCGTTCAGCTCCGGTGAGCGGGCCCGTCGTCGCGGCGTCATGACGCAGGAGGCGCACGTCGCGTTCCCCTTCACGGTCGCGGAGGTCGTCGCGCTCGGCCGTGCCCCGTGGTCGCGCAGCCCGGAGGCGGACCGCGACGACGCCGTCGTCGACGAGGTGCTCGCCGCGACGGACACGACGGCGTTGCGCGACCGGCGGTTCCCGTCGCTGTCGGGGGGCGAGCGCGCCCGGGCCTCGTTCGCACGGCTGCTGGCACAACGGACGCCCGTGCTGCTGCTCGACGAGCCCACCGCCGCCCTCGACCTCGGCCACCAGGAGCAGCTGCTCGCCACGCTCTGCGACCTCGCCTCGGCGGGCGCCTCCGTCGTCGTGGTGCTGCACGACCTCAGCCTCGCTGCGGCCTGGGCCGACCGGCTCGTGCTGCTCGAGCGGGGCCGCGTGGTCGCGGCGGGGACACCGGCCGAGGTGCTCACTGCCGAGCGGGTGTCGCAGGTGTACGGCCACCCGGTGACGATCGTGCCCGACCCGTCGACCGGGGCGCCGCTCGTCGTGCCGGTGCGCGTGCACGGCGGGTCGCGCGAGCTACACCCCCGGACCCGCAGTACACCCCCTGTTCCGAGGGTGTAG
- a CDS encoding FAD-dependent oxidoreductase gives MSTPAPADAPVPESTRERWDHVVVGAGVIGAATARALARLGGSSGGGSDGGARVLLVEQFGRGHDRGSSHGASRIFRRGYTADDWVGLTGDAIAAWQQLEAETGRTLLDFTGALDHGDPVVLDEIQAALERGGVAHERLTPDEAGARWPGLRFDTSVLFHAQAGRVRSADAVEALLDSAAAAGAELRFETALAGIETEGGDVVLRLEGAGGASSTVVSTSVVLAVGSWAHYLAGDLVRRGGASLPEVRVTQEEPAHFATELPDDAWPSFVHHPTDPALRARVSTIYGLLTPGEGVKVGTHGTGREVHPDARLPSPGADGQAVLRDYVSQWVPGVDVDTLAPISCLYDTTPTEDPVLDRVGSVTVATGFSGHGFKFGAVFGELLAGVATGTPAPERFRLRRG, from the coding sequence ATGAGCACGCCCGCACCAGCCGACGCACCCGTGCCGGAGAGCACACGCGAGCGCTGGGACCACGTCGTCGTCGGCGCCGGCGTGATCGGCGCGGCGACCGCGCGGGCCCTCGCCCGACTCGGCGGCAGCAGCGGCGGCGGCAGCGACGGCGGCGCCCGCGTGCTGCTCGTCGAGCAGTTCGGCCGCGGCCACGACCGCGGCTCGTCGCACGGCGCCAGCCGGATCTTCCGTCGCGGCTACACCGCCGACGACTGGGTCGGGCTCACCGGCGACGCGATCGCGGCCTGGCAGCAGCTCGAGGCCGAGACGGGCCGCACCCTGCTCGACTTCACCGGCGCCCTCGACCACGGCGACCCTGTCGTGCTCGACGAGATCCAGGCGGCGCTCGAGCGCGGCGGCGTCGCCCACGAACGCCTCACCCCCGACGAAGCCGGCGCGCGCTGGCCGGGCCTCCGCTTCGACACGAGCGTGTTGTTCCACGCGCAGGCGGGCCGGGTCCGCTCGGCCGACGCGGTCGAGGCGCTGCTCGACAGCGCCGCCGCCGCGGGCGCCGAGCTCCGCTTCGAGACCGCCCTCGCGGGGATCGAGACCGAAGGCGGCGACGTCGTGCTCCGTCTCGAGGGCGCAGGAGGCGCCTCCTCGACGGTCGTGTCGACCAGCGTCGTGCTGGCGGTCGGCTCCTGGGCGCACTACCTCGCCGGCGATCTCGTGAGGCGCGGGGGAGCGTCGCTGCCCGAGGTCAGGGTCACGCAGGAGGAGCCCGCCCACTTCGCGACGGAGCTGCCCGACGACGCCTGGCCGAGCTTCGTGCACCACCCGACCGACCCGGCGCTGCGGGCCAGGGTCAGCACGATCTACGGGCTGCTCACCCCGGGCGAGGGCGTCAAGGTCGGGACCCACGGCACCGGTCGCGAGGTGCACCCCGACGCCCGCCTGCCGTCGCCCGGCGCGGACGGCCAGGCCGTGCTCCGCGACTACGTCTCCCAGTGGGTGCCCGGGGTCGACGTCGACACGCTCGCGCCGATCAGCTGCCTCTACGACACGACCCCGACGGAGGACCCGGTGCTCGACCGAGTCGGCTCCGTCACGGTCGCGACGGGGTTCTCGGGGCACGGCTTCAAGTTCGGCGCCGTCTTCGGCGAGCTGCTGGCGGGGGTCGCGACAGGGACTCCCGCACCCGAGCGGTTCCGGCTGCGGCGCGGCTGA
- a CDS encoding NAD(P)-binding domain-containing protein — protein MHPLHDLRHATVTVVGAGQAGLSAAHHLRLRGFVPAVDRVDAGSGSGDVDVDGPPTFVVVDAGEAPGGAWQHRWESLRMATVNGIFDLPGMALPPVDEAEPSRVAVPRYFAAYEEAEQLRVHRPVHVTRVEPVDDHPAGLLRVASDAGTWTTSALVNATGTWDEPVLPDVPGASSFTGRQLHTREYVSAAEFAGQRVAVVGGGISAVQLLDEISRVATTLWYTRREPVFLDHDFTSGSDGVDVERRVAEDAAAGRLPGSIVSYTGLIWTGYARDAERRGALARRPMFTAMGPRHVVEADGSTTSVDAVLWATGFRPSVGHLDGLDLRGPLGGVPIVGTRAARDRRVHLIGFGPSQSTVGANRAGRAAVRELARDLLGPAG, from the coding sequence GTGCACCCACTCCACGACCTGCGGCACGCGACGGTCACCGTCGTGGGGGCCGGGCAGGCGGGGCTGTCGGCGGCGCACCACCTGCGCCTGCGCGGTTTCGTGCCCGCTGTGGACCGTGTCGACGCGGGCTCGGGCTCGGGCGACGTCGACGTCGACGGTCCGCCGACGTTCGTCGTCGTCGACGCCGGCGAGGCACCAGGAGGCGCGTGGCAGCACCGCTGGGAGTCGCTGCGGATGGCCACCGTCAACGGCATCTTCGACCTGCCGGGCATGGCTCTGCCGCCCGTCGACGAGGCCGAGCCGAGCCGGGTCGCCGTGCCGCGGTACTTCGCCGCCTACGAGGAGGCGGAGCAGCTGCGAGTGCACCGCCCCGTGCACGTCACGAGGGTCGAGCCCGTGGACGACCACCCCGCCGGGCTGCTGCGGGTCGCGAGCGACGCCGGGACGTGGACGACGTCTGCGCTGGTGAACGCGACCGGCACCTGGGACGAGCCGGTGCTGCCGGACGTGCCCGGCGCCTCCTCGTTCACGGGTCGCCAGCTGCACACGCGCGAGTACGTGTCCGCGGCCGAGTTCGCGGGGCAGCGGGTCGCCGTGGTCGGCGGCGGGATCTCTGCGGTGCAGCTGCTCGACGAGATCAGCCGCGTCGCGACGACGCTCTGGTACACGCGGCGCGAGCCGGTGTTCCTCGACCACGACTTCACGTCGGGCTCGGACGGCGTCGACGTCGAGCGACGGGTCGCCGAGGACGCAGCCGCGGGGCGCCTCCCCGGCAGCATCGTGTCGTACACGGGGCTGATCTGGACCGGGTACGCCCGCGACGCCGAGCGCCGGGGAGCCCTCGCCCGCCGACCGATGTTCACCGCGATGGGTCCGCGGCACGTCGTCGAGGCCGACGGCTCGACGACGAGCGTCGACGCCGTGCTGTGGGCGACGGGGTTCCGGCCGAGCGTCGGGCACCTCGACGGGCTAGACCTGCGCGGGCCGCTCGGCGGCGTGCCGATCGTCGGCACCCGGGCGGCGCGGGACCGGCGGGTGCACCTGATCGGCTTCGGGCCGTCGCAGTCGACCGTGGGCGCGAACCGCGCGGGTCGCGCCGCCGTGCGCGAGCTCGCGCGCGACCTGCTCGGCCCCGCCGGCTGA